From the genome of Glycine max cultivar Williams 82 chromosome 2, Glycine_max_v4.0, whole genome shotgun sequence, one region includes:
- the LOC100801814 gene encoding probable ureide permease A3 isoform X3, with protein MYMLESKGGAIACMFLSLFFLGTWPALLTMLERRGRLPQHTYLDYSITNFLAALLIAFTLGGIGKGTHDQPNFLVQLAQDNWPSVLFAMGGGLFLSLGNLSCQYAFAFVGLSVTEVITASITVVIGTTLNYFLDDKINKAEILFPGVGCFLIAVFLGSAVHSSNAADNKAKLNNFTGDYKNGDTSSLKDGDIVKSKDLEGGSSSADNVEAGTAVFLMELEEKRAIKVFGKSTLIGLFLTFFAGLCFSMFSPAFNIATNDQWNTLRKGVPHLTVYTAFFYFSVSCFVIAMILNITFLYHPVLNLPKSSFKAYLADSDGRVWAMLAGLLCGFGNGLQFMGGQAAGYAAADAVQALPLVSTFWGVVLFGEYRKSSRRTYILLGSMLFMFIVAVAVLMASSGQRTSTAKE; from the exons ATGTATATGCTGGAGAGCAAAGGAGGTGCCATAGCATGCATGTTCTTGTCTCTTTTCTTCTTGGGGACATGGCCTGCTCTTTTGACTATGTTAGAGAGGCGTGGTCGTCTTCCTCAGCATACCTACCTTGATTACTCAATCACCAATTTCTTGGCTGCTTTACTCATTGCTTTTACACTTGGTGGGATAGGCAAGGGCACACATGATCAGCCAAATTTCTTAGTTCAACTTGCTCAG GATAACTGGCCCTCCGTTCTTTTCGCAATGGGGGGTGGTTTGTTCCTTAGCCTTGGGAATCTGTCCTGCCAATATGCATTTGCTTTTGTTGGGCTATCGGTTACTGAAGTGATCACGGCAAGCATAACTGTTGTCATAG GCACAACCTTGAATTACTTTTTGGATgacaaaatcaacaaagctGAGATCCTTTTCCCAGGAGTTGGTTGCTTTCTGATTGCAGTTTTTCTAGGTTCTGCTGTTCATTCATCTAATGCTGCTGATAATAAAGCAAAGCTCAACAATTTCACCGGTGATTATAAAAATGGAGACAC CAGCTCTTTGAAGGATGGAGATATAG ttAAATCAAAAGACCTCGAGGGTGGAAGTAGTTCTGCAGACAATGTTGAAGCAGGAACTGCAGTTTTCCTCATGGAGCTTGAGGAAAAAAGAGCTATTAAG GTTTTTGGAAAGAGCACTTTGATTGGATTGTTTCTAACTTTCTTTGCTGGACTTTGCTTCTCTATGTTCTCACCAGCATTCAACATAGCAACAAATGACCAATGGAATACGTTGAGAAAAGGGGTTCCCCATTTGACAGTTTAtactgccttcttctatttttcagTCTCTTGTTTTGTTATTGCCATGATTCTAAACATCACCTTCCTCTACCACCCTGTCCTAAACCTACCCAAGTCATCATTTAAGGCTTATTTGGCGGACTCAGATGGCAGAGTCTGGGCCATGTTGGCTGGTTTGCTTTGTGGGTTTGGGAATGGTCTCCAATTTATGGGTGGTCAAGCTGCAGGATATGCAGCAGCAGATGCAGTCCAG GCACTTCCACTTGTAAGCACTTTTTGGGGCGTGGTTCTGTTTGGGGAGTACAGAAAATCATCAAGAAGAACATATATACTGCTAGGGAGTATGTTGTTTATGTTTATTGTGGCTGTTGCTGTGCTAATGGCATCATCAGGGCAAAGAACCAGCACTGCCAAGGAATAA
- the LOC100801814 gene encoding probable ureide permease A3 isoform X4 has product MYMLESKGGAIACMFLSLFFLGTWPALLTMLERRGRLPQHTYLDYSITNFLAALLIAFTLGGIGKGTHDQPNFLVQLAQDNWPSVLFAMGGGLFLSLGNLSCQYAFAFVGLSVTEVITASITVVIGTTLNYFLDDKINKAEILFPGVGCFLIAVFLGSAVHSSNAADNKAKLNNFTGDYKNGDTSLKDGDIVKSKDLEGGSSSADNVEAGTAVFLMELEEKRAIKVFGKSTLIGLFLTFFAGLCFSMFSPAFNIATNDQWNTLRKGVPHLTVYTAFFYFSVSCFVIAMILNITFLYHPVLNLPKSSFKAYLADSDGRVWAMLAGLLCGFGNGLQFMGGQAAGYAAADAVQALPLVSTFWGVVLFGEYRKSSRRTYILLGSMLFMFIVAVAVLMASSGQRTSTAKE; this is encoded by the exons ATGTATATGCTGGAGAGCAAAGGAGGTGCCATAGCATGCATGTTCTTGTCTCTTTTCTTCTTGGGGACATGGCCTGCTCTTTTGACTATGTTAGAGAGGCGTGGTCGTCTTCCTCAGCATACCTACCTTGATTACTCAATCACCAATTTCTTGGCTGCTTTACTCATTGCTTTTACACTTGGTGGGATAGGCAAGGGCACACATGATCAGCCAAATTTCTTAGTTCAACTTGCTCAG GATAACTGGCCCTCCGTTCTTTTCGCAATGGGGGGTGGTTTGTTCCTTAGCCTTGGGAATCTGTCCTGCCAATATGCATTTGCTTTTGTTGGGCTATCGGTTACTGAAGTGATCACGGCAAGCATAACTGTTGTCATAG GCACAACCTTGAATTACTTTTTGGATgacaaaatcaacaaagctGAGATCCTTTTCCCAGGAGTTGGTTGCTTTCTGATTGCAGTTTTTCTAGGTTCTGCTGTTCATTCATCTAATGCTGCTGATAATAAAGCAAAGCTCAACAATTTCACCGGTGATTATAAAAATGGAGACAC CTCTTTGAAGGATGGAGATATAG ttAAATCAAAAGACCTCGAGGGTGGAAGTAGTTCTGCAGACAATGTTGAAGCAGGAACTGCAGTTTTCCTCATGGAGCTTGAGGAAAAAAGAGCTATTAAG GTTTTTGGAAAGAGCACTTTGATTGGATTGTTTCTAACTTTCTTTGCTGGACTTTGCTTCTCTATGTTCTCACCAGCATTCAACATAGCAACAAATGACCAATGGAATACGTTGAGAAAAGGGGTTCCCCATTTGACAGTTTAtactgccttcttctatttttcagTCTCTTGTTTTGTTATTGCCATGATTCTAAACATCACCTTCCTCTACCACCCTGTCCTAAACCTACCCAAGTCATCATTTAAGGCTTATTTGGCGGACTCAGATGGCAGAGTCTGGGCCATGTTGGCTGGTTTGCTTTGTGGGTTTGGGAATGGTCTCCAATTTATGGGTGGTCAAGCTGCAGGATATGCAGCAGCAGATGCAGTCCAG GCACTTCCACTTGTAAGCACTTTTTGGGGCGTGGTTCTGTTTGGGGAGTACAGAAAATCATCAAGAAGAACATATATACTGCTAGGGAGTATGTTGTTTATGTTTATTGTGGCTGTTGCTGTGCTAATGGCATCATCAGGGCAAAGAACCAGCACTGCCAAGGAATAA
- the LOC100801814 gene encoding probable ureide permease A3 isoform X1, with the protein MASKEFSGLCSLAPSLSESILCTTGLKMYMLESKGGAIACMFLSLFFLGTWPALLTMLERRGRLPQHTYLDYSITNFLAALLIAFTLGGIGKGTHDQPNFLVQLAQDNWPSVLFAMGGGLFLSLGNLSCQYAFAFVGLSVTEVITASITVVIGTTLNYFLDDKINKAEILFPGVGCFLIAVFLGSAVHSSNAADNKAKLNNFTGDYKNGDTSSLKDGDIVKSKDLEGGSSSADNVEAGTAVFLMELEEKRAIKVFGKSTLIGLFLTFFAGLCFSMFSPAFNIATNDQWNTLRKGVPHLTVYTAFFYFSVSCFVIAMILNITFLYHPVLNLPKSSFKAYLADSDGRVWAMLAGLLCGFGNGLQFMGGQAAGYAAADAVQALPLVSTFWGVVLFGEYRKSSRRTYILLGSMLFMFIVAVAVLMASSGQRTSTAKE; encoded by the exons ATGGCTTCCAAG GAGTTCTCTGGTCTTTGCTCCTTGGCTCCTTCACTATCTGAGAGCATTTTGTGCACTACTGGGTTGAAAATGTATATGCTGGAGAGCAAAGGAGGTGCCATAGCATGCATGTTCTTGTCTCTTTTCTTCTTGGGGACATGGCCTGCTCTTTTGACTATGTTAGAGAGGCGTGGTCGTCTTCCTCAGCATACCTACCTTGATTACTCAATCACCAATTTCTTGGCTGCTTTACTCATTGCTTTTACACTTGGTGGGATAGGCAAGGGCACACATGATCAGCCAAATTTCTTAGTTCAACTTGCTCAG GATAACTGGCCCTCCGTTCTTTTCGCAATGGGGGGTGGTTTGTTCCTTAGCCTTGGGAATCTGTCCTGCCAATATGCATTTGCTTTTGTTGGGCTATCGGTTACTGAAGTGATCACGGCAAGCATAACTGTTGTCATAG GCACAACCTTGAATTACTTTTTGGATgacaaaatcaacaaagctGAGATCCTTTTCCCAGGAGTTGGTTGCTTTCTGATTGCAGTTTTTCTAGGTTCTGCTGTTCATTCATCTAATGCTGCTGATAATAAAGCAAAGCTCAACAATTTCACCGGTGATTATAAAAATGGAGACAC CAGCTCTTTGAAGGATGGAGATATAG ttAAATCAAAAGACCTCGAGGGTGGAAGTAGTTCTGCAGACAATGTTGAAGCAGGAACTGCAGTTTTCCTCATGGAGCTTGAGGAAAAAAGAGCTATTAAG GTTTTTGGAAAGAGCACTTTGATTGGATTGTTTCTAACTTTCTTTGCTGGACTTTGCTTCTCTATGTTCTCACCAGCATTCAACATAGCAACAAATGACCAATGGAATACGTTGAGAAAAGGGGTTCCCCATTTGACAGTTTAtactgccttcttctatttttcagTCTCTTGTTTTGTTATTGCCATGATTCTAAACATCACCTTCCTCTACCACCCTGTCCTAAACCTACCCAAGTCATCATTTAAGGCTTATTTGGCGGACTCAGATGGCAGAGTCTGGGCCATGTTGGCTGGTTTGCTTTGTGGGTTTGGGAATGGTCTCCAATTTATGGGTGGTCAAGCTGCAGGATATGCAGCAGCAGATGCAGTCCAG GCACTTCCACTTGTAAGCACTTTTTGGGGCGTGGTTCTGTTTGGGGAGTACAGAAAATCATCAAGAAGAACATATATACTGCTAGGGAGTATGTTGTTTATGTTTATTGTGGCTGTTGCTGTGCTAATGGCATCATCAGGGCAAAGAACCAGCACTGCCAAGGAATAA
- the LOC100801814 gene encoding probable ureide permease A3 isoform X2, translated as MASKEFSGLCSLAPSLSESILCTTGLKMYMLESKGGAIACMFLSLFFLGTWPALLTMLERRGRLPQHTYLDYSITNFLAALLIAFTLGGIGKGTHDQPNFLVQLAQDNWPSVLFAMGGGLFLSLGNLSCQYAFAFVGLSVTEVITASITVVIGTTLNYFLDDKINKAEILFPGVGCFLIAVFLGSAVHSSNAADNKAKLNNFTGDYKNGDTSLKDGDIVKSKDLEGGSSSADNVEAGTAVFLMELEEKRAIKVFGKSTLIGLFLTFFAGLCFSMFSPAFNIATNDQWNTLRKGVPHLTVYTAFFYFSVSCFVIAMILNITFLYHPVLNLPKSSFKAYLADSDGRVWAMLAGLLCGFGNGLQFMGGQAAGYAAADAVQALPLVSTFWGVVLFGEYRKSSRRTYILLGSMLFMFIVAVAVLMASSGQRTSTAKE; from the exons ATGGCTTCCAAG GAGTTCTCTGGTCTTTGCTCCTTGGCTCCTTCACTATCTGAGAGCATTTTGTGCACTACTGGGTTGAAAATGTATATGCTGGAGAGCAAAGGAGGTGCCATAGCATGCATGTTCTTGTCTCTTTTCTTCTTGGGGACATGGCCTGCTCTTTTGACTATGTTAGAGAGGCGTGGTCGTCTTCCTCAGCATACCTACCTTGATTACTCAATCACCAATTTCTTGGCTGCTTTACTCATTGCTTTTACACTTGGTGGGATAGGCAAGGGCACACATGATCAGCCAAATTTCTTAGTTCAACTTGCTCAG GATAACTGGCCCTCCGTTCTTTTCGCAATGGGGGGTGGTTTGTTCCTTAGCCTTGGGAATCTGTCCTGCCAATATGCATTTGCTTTTGTTGGGCTATCGGTTACTGAAGTGATCACGGCAAGCATAACTGTTGTCATAG GCACAACCTTGAATTACTTTTTGGATgacaaaatcaacaaagctGAGATCCTTTTCCCAGGAGTTGGTTGCTTTCTGATTGCAGTTTTTCTAGGTTCTGCTGTTCATTCATCTAATGCTGCTGATAATAAAGCAAAGCTCAACAATTTCACCGGTGATTATAAAAATGGAGACAC CTCTTTGAAGGATGGAGATATAG ttAAATCAAAAGACCTCGAGGGTGGAAGTAGTTCTGCAGACAATGTTGAAGCAGGAACTGCAGTTTTCCTCATGGAGCTTGAGGAAAAAAGAGCTATTAAG GTTTTTGGAAAGAGCACTTTGATTGGATTGTTTCTAACTTTCTTTGCTGGACTTTGCTTCTCTATGTTCTCACCAGCATTCAACATAGCAACAAATGACCAATGGAATACGTTGAGAAAAGGGGTTCCCCATTTGACAGTTTAtactgccttcttctatttttcagTCTCTTGTTTTGTTATTGCCATGATTCTAAACATCACCTTCCTCTACCACCCTGTCCTAAACCTACCCAAGTCATCATTTAAGGCTTATTTGGCGGACTCAGATGGCAGAGTCTGGGCCATGTTGGCTGGTTTGCTTTGTGGGTTTGGGAATGGTCTCCAATTTATGGGTGGTCAAGCTGCAGGATATGCAGCAGCAGATGCAGTCCAG GCACTTCCACTTGTAAGCACTTTTTGGGGCGTGGTTCTGTTTGGGGAGTACAGAAAATCATCAAGAAGAACATATATACTGCTAGGGAGTATGTTGTTTATGTTTATTGTGGCTGTTGCTGTGCTAATGGCATCATCAGGGCAAAGAACCAGCACTGCCAAGGAATAA